A genome region from Arachis duranensis cultivar V14167 chromosome 8, aradu.V14167.gnm2.J7QH, whole genome shotgun sequence includes the following:
- the LOC107461329 gene encoding uncharacterized protein LOC107461329, with the protein MAADMQAIAEALGNKINQGNHRNNNDEDGPMTLATFLKVHPPTFRGTSNPTDLQGEAQYWWQGTRRILQPDGAAIPWEVFRTEFYKKCFPNSARNAKELELMQLKKGQMTVTEYTSRFEELCRFSRICQGALEDFIESKCIKYEGGLQSDILSFVAPMEIRVFFELVNKSRVAEDCVRKAAAEKGSLRVPFQRPSGRNFAPRGRNFKRGGFVPQKT; encoded by the exons ATGGCTGCAGATATGCAGGCGATAGCCGAGGCCCTGGGCAATAAGATAAACCAGGGTAATCACCGAAACAATAATGATGAGGACGGTCCTATGACACTTGCTACATTTTTGAAAGTTCACCCTCCGACCTTTAGGGGAACCTCAAATCCCACTGAT TTGCAAGGTGAGGCTCAGTATTGGTGGCAGGGAACACGACGTATCTTGCAGCCTGATGGTGCTGCGATTCCTTGGGAGGTTTTTCGGACAGAGTTTTATAAGAAATGCTTTCCTAATTCAGCTAGAAATGCCAAGGAACTTGAATTGATGCAATTAAAGAAGGGCCAGATGACTGTTACTGAGTATACTAGCAGGTTTGAGGAGTTATGTCGCTTTTCTCGTATTTGTCAAGGTGCACTTGAAGATTTTATTGAATCGAAGTGTATTAAGTATGAGGGAGGTCTTCAGAGCGATATTTTGAGCTTCGTAGCTCCAATGGAGATCAGAGTATTTTTTGAATTGGTGAATAAGAGTAGGGTGGCTGAGGATTGTGTGAGAAAGGCGGCAGCAGAGAAAGGAAGTTTGAGGGTGCCTTTCCAGAGGCCTTCAGGGAGGAACTTTGCTCCGAGAGGTAGGAATTTCAAGCGTGGAGGATTTGTTCCGCAGAAGACTTAA
- the LOC107461332 gene encoding uncharacterized protein LOC107461332, giving the protein MPLVEFAYNNSYHARIRMAPYEALYGRKCQSPLCWYETGERSLLGPEVIAETTEQIKKIRSRMLIAQSRQKNYADQRIGPVAYRIALPPYLSNLHDVFHVSHLRKYTPNASHVLEPETIQVREDLTLPVIPVRIDDTSVKRLRGKEVSLVKVAWSRGGIEKHTCELELDMWKDYPHLFSGN; this is encoded by the exons ATGCCGTTAGTGGAATTTGCTTATAACAATAGCTACCATGCGAGAATCAGAATGGCTCCATATGAAGCTTTGTATGgcaggaaatgtcaatctccgctgtGTTGGTATGAAACTGGAGAAAGAAGTTTATTAGGGCCTGAGGTGATAGCTGAAACTACTGAGCAGATAAAAAAGATTCGTAGCCGAATGCTTATAGCCCAGAGCCGTCAGAAGAACTATGCCGATCAGAG AATTGGGCCGGTGGCTTATAGAATTGCTTTGCCGCCGTATCTTTCAAACTTGCACGACGTATTTCATGTATCACATCTTCGGAAGTATACTCCTAACGCAAGTCATGTTCTAGAACCGGAAACAATCCAAGTGAGAGAAGATCTAACACTTCCAGTAATTCCGGTAAGGATTGATGACACCAGCGTTAAACGATTGCGTGGGAAGGAAGTATCACTGGTAAAGGTAGCTTGGAGTCGAGGTGGTATTGAGAAACACACTTGTGAACTTGAGTTAGATATGTGGAAGGACTACCCACATCTCTTTTCAGGTaactga